One Setaria viridis chromosome 5, Setaria_viridis_v4.0, whole genome shotgun sequence genomic region harbors:
- the LOC117857309 gene encoding uncharacterized protein, with the protein MDDEDYSWVRRTRFSHSVVRSNSGREQFGAFVEQFNRGAALKQKGSASGFKLHGLNMEPGTRFSTSALPRTSSLGIQPKPKDLSSDAKPTQHEKSVGDRPPPDVKPTQHEKAVGDRPPQQAPATQDDAKAANGKKGSSNLSVAVPREPTDDESPGALEFSFHPDEQSLKLQRACSSPAPFPRKETPGNDALTRSSSLSVLCDGPMVKQRARSPLPSRHIPEVFQEAKSASKRFSTPPPPRRSASSLDLIGNQPAPVRAPGKLKHRKEGHANGRAKVAALEVLEKWSVDRSQLLIGHRFASGAHSRLFHGIYEEQPVAVKFIRQPDDEEDAELAAQLEKQFNTEVSTLSRLHHPNVIKLVGACSSPPVFCVITEFLSGGSLRAFLHKQDHKALPLDKIISISLDIAHGMAYIHSQGVVHRDVKPENIIFDEEFCAKIVDFGIACEEEYCDPLANDTGTFRWMAPEMMKHKAYGRKVDVYSFGLILWEMFSGSIPYEELNPFQAAFAVFDKNVRPAIPASCPAPVRLLIEQCWASHPEKRPDFCQIVQILEKFKTVLDRDGTLDNMPSSICQETHDHKNWLAHWVQKLKHSQPDLSGPPPPKLL; encoded by the exons ATGGACGACGAGGATTACTCGTGGGTGCGGCGCACGCGGTTCTCCCACTCCGTCGTCCGCTCCAACTCCGGCAGGGAGCAGTTCGGCGCCTTCGTCGAGCAGTTCAACCGCGGCGCCGCGCTCAAGCAGAAGGGCTCCGCCTCGGGGTTCAAGCTCCATGGCCTCAACATGGAGCCAGGGACGAGGTTCTCCACCTCCGCCCTTCCGAGGACGAGCTCGCTGGGCATCCAGCCGAAGCCCAAGGACTTGTCTTCGGACGCCAAGCCGACGCAGCACGAGAAGTCAGTCGGTGATCGCCCGCCGCCGGACGTCAAGCCGACGCAGCACGAAAAGGCAGTCGGTGATCGCCCGCCGCAGCAAGCACCGGCGACGCAGGACGATGCCAAGGCTGCAAATGGGAAGAAAGGAAGCAGCAACCTGAGCGTGGCCGTCCCTCGCGAGCCCACGGATGATGAGAGCCCTGGAGCCCTCGAGTTCTCCTTCCACCCCGACGAGCAGAGCCTGAAGCTGCAGAGAGCGTGCTCAAGCCCTGCTCCGTTTCCGAGGAAGGAAACGCCGGGCAATGACGCCCTGACGCGCAGCTCGTCGCTTAGTGTCCTCTGCGATGGGCCGATGGTGAAGCAGAGAGCGAGGTCGCCTCTCCCATCTCGCCACATCCCTGAAGTGTTTCAGGAGGCAAAATCAGCCAGCAAGAGGTTCTCCactccgccaccgccccggAGATCCGCGTCATCGCTAGACCTGATTGGGAATCAACCTGCGCCGGTGAGGGCACCGGGCAAGCTGAAGCATAGGAAGGAGGGCCATGCCAACGGAAGGGCGAAGGTTGCTGCACTGGAGGTGCTCGAGAAATGGTCCGTCGATCGCTCCCAGCTGCTCATTGGGCACAGGTTTGCGTCCGGGGCTCACAGCCGGTTATTTCACGGAATCTACGAGGAGCAGCCTGTTGCCGTCAAGTTCATCAGACAgcctgatgatgaggaagatgcaGAGCTGGCTGCTCAGCTTGAGAAGCAGTTCAACACCGAAGTTTCCACTTTGTCACGCCTCCATCATCCTAATGTCATTAAG CTGGTTGGAGCATGCAGCAGTCCACCGGTATTCTGCGTCATCACTGAATTCCTTTCTGGAGGTTCTTTGAGAGCGTTTTTGCACAAGCAAGATCACAAAGCTCTTCCTCTAGACAAGATTATCTCAATTAGCTTGGATATCGCACACGGCATGGCATACATTCACTCGCAGGGAGTTGTCCATCGTGATGTGAAACCAGAGAACATCATATTCGACGAAGAATTTTGTGCAAAGATTGTTGATTTTGGAATAGCTTGTGAAGAAGAGTACTGCGATCCTCTAGCAAATGACACCGGGACATTCAGATGGATGGCTCCAGAGATGATGAAGCACAAAGCATATGGTCGAAAAGTTGATGTCTACAGCTTTGGCCTCATCTTATGGGAAATGTTTTCAGGTTCAATACCTTATGAAGAGCTGAATCCATTTCAAGCAGCTTTTGCTGTTTTTGACAAG AATGTGAGGCCGGCTATTCCTGCTAGCTGTCCAGCGCCAGTACGACTTCTAATTGAGCAATGTTGGGCCTCGCATCCGGAGAAGAGGCCTGACTTCTGCCAAATAGTTCAGATACTGGAGAAGTTTAAGACAGTTCTTGACAGAGATGGTACACTCGATAATATGCCAAGCTCGATCTGCCAGGAGACTCATGATCACAAGAACTGGCTTGCTCATTGGGTTCAAAAGCTCAAGCATAGCCAACCTGATCTCTCTGGGCCTCCTCCGCCAAAACTGTTGTAA
- the LOC117857811 gene encoding uncharacterized protein, whose translation MAAAAALALASPLRRLLRAPHPRGAISAPYYGITRGRCSSAIAVAAAAARNSAMKGSVDRNAAEEVRNILDMAERASQLRDVFHTNFLTPPIIKEAMLAIEKLADIKAVAQGGYPQAERCRISVGHPDSMTSNPDVVAALSISGNFRLEPCSHGDFLGAILGTGITREKVGDILLQGERGAQVLVDPELVDYLISTLEKVGKVGVSCTQIPLLALEYEPPRTKSSKTVEASLRVDALASAGFKISRTKLASLISAGDVRVNWTPVLKNGVTLKSGDIVSVSGMGRLKIGEIVTTRKGKYAVELIRYL comes from the exons atggcggccgccgcggcgctcgcgtTGGCGAGTCCTCTCCGGCGTCTCCTCCGCGCCCCTCACCCGCGCGGAGCCATCTCCGCCCCGTACTACGGCATCACGCGAG GACGGTGTAGCTCCGCcattgccgtcgccgccgcagcagccaggAATTCGGCGATGAAAGGAAGCGTGGACAGGAATGCAGCCGAGGAAGTCAGGAACATTCTGGATATG GCAGAAAGGGCATCCCAACTAAGAGATGTTTTCCACACCAATTTTCTTACTCCACCTATAATAAAGGAGGCTATGCTGGCAATTGAGAAGTTAGCAGATATAAAAGCTGTAGCTCAGGGTGGCTACCCACAG GCTGAGCGGTGCCGAATTTCTGTTGGACACCCGGACTCTATGACAAGTAACCCAGATGTAGTTGCTGCTTTGAG CATCTCAGGGAATTTCCGATTGGAACCCTGTTCTCATGGTGACTTTCTTGGTGCCATTCTCGGAACAGGAATAACAAGGGAGAAGGTTGGAGATATTCTTTTGCAG GGGGAGAGAGGTGCTCAGGTCCTTGTTGATCCAGAACTTGTTGACTATCTGATTTCTACTCTTGAAAAG GTGGGAAAAGTTGGTGTTTCATGCACACAGATTCCTTTGCTTGCTCTAGAATATGAACCACCAAG AACCAAGTCATCAAAAACTGTAGAAGCATCCCTCAGGGTTGATGCCTTGGCCAGTGCGGGATTTAAAATCTCACGCACAAAGCTTGCTAGCTTGATAAG TGCCGGGGATGTTCGAGTGAATTGGACGCCAGTTCTGAAAAATGGAGTTACCCTCAAATCTGGAGACATTGTTTCTGTCAGTGGGATGGGAAGATTAAag ATTGGAGAAATTGTAACTACTAGGAAAGGAAAGTATGCGGTTGAGTTGATCCGATATTTATAA
- the LOC117857809 gene encoding pentatricopeptide repeat-containing protein At2g27800, mitochondrial, protein MCDWSTGLATSVRLVGSTMGLNAEVLDLCDLPVKNTRSDLPVLRHSNAPPAAAMATLLRRLLRSAAAPASISGHMPFSTRSRRTPHRFRRSRRGPNPPPPSPDAVSAAIASLPSRLTPPALASSLASTSDARLLLPLLTHSLRLPAFRPDPAPFLVAIKRLAAADLYADFDHACALSFSLLPSLPSPGPLLRDALYFYCQFGRLGKAFHVYTLMRASADPAARPSAGTYHALFTALLSRGRGDTLVHYMYMDNVSALFRQMLEEGITPDTRTLNVLVRGYAQSLHLNDALRVFHQMRPLYGCEPDASTYSYLVHGLSAQGRTRNARELFDEMRGKALLPTEPACNAFVSALAMSGEAEDAERVMWEMARAGRVVDDITRRALVEELWRAGKREDADRLAREMEERGIVNARELRALLSFIRDDDGDENLDVDDRGRSTW, encoded by the coding sequence ATGTGTGACTGGAGTACTGGACTAGCAACCTCTGTGCGGTTAGTGGGCTCTACTATGGGCCTGAATGCTGAAGTCCTGGACCTCTGTGATCTGCCTGTTAAAAATACCCGTTCTGACCTCCCCGTCCTTCGCCACTCAaatgcgccgcccgccgccgcgatggccacgctcctccgccgcctcctccgctccgccgccgcccccgcgtcTATCTCCGGCCACATGCCATTCTCCACCCGATCCCGCCGCACGCCTCACCGcttccgccgcagccgccgcggccccaaccctccgccgccctcccccgACGCCGTCTCCGCGGCCATCGCATCCCTCCCGTCTCGCCTCACCCCGCCCGCGctcgcctcctccctcgcctccacctccgacgcgcgcctcctcctcccgctcctcacccactccctccgcctcccggCCTTCCGCCCCGACCCCGCCCCGTTCCTCGTCGCCATCaagcgcctcgccgccgccgacctctaCGCCGATTTCGACCACGCCTGCGCGCTCTCCTTCTCGCTCCTCCCCTCGCTCCCTTCCCCGGGCCCCCTCCTCCGCGACGCGCTCTACTTCTACTGCCAGTTCGGCAGGCTCGGCAAGGCCTTCCACGTCTACACCCTCATGCGCGCCTCCGCCGACCCCGCGGCGCGCCCCTCCGCCGGAACGTACCACGCGCTCTTCACCGCGCTGCTCTCGCGTGGCCGCGGCGACACCTTGGTCCACTACATGTACATGGACAACGTGTCGGCGCTATTCAGGCAGATGCTCGAGGAGGGGATCACGCCGGACACGCGCACGCTCAACGTGCTCGTCAGGGGCTACGCGCAGTCGCTGCACCTCAACGACGCGCTGCGGGTTTTCCACCAGATGCGGCCGTTGTACGGGTGCGAGCCGGACGCGTCCACGTATAGCTACCTCGTGCACGGGCTTAGCGCGCAGGGCCGCACCAGGAACGCGCGGGagctgttcgacgaaatgcgTGGGAAGGCCCTCCTGCCGACGGAGCCGGCGTGCAACGCGTTCGTCAGTGCCCTGGCTATGTCCGGGGAGGCCGAGGACGCGGAGCGGGTGATGTGGGAGATGGCCAGGGCCGGGAGGGTGGTGGATGACATCACAAGGAGGGCGTTGGTGGAGGAGCTGTGGAGGGCTGGGAAGCGGGAGGATGCTGACAGActagcaagggagatggaggagaGGGGCATTGTCAATGCTCGCGAGCTGCGAGCGCTGCTGAGTTTCATCCGTGATGATGACGGTGATGAAAATTTGGATGTGGACGACAGAGGGAGGAGCACCTGGTGA